In a genomic window of Ipomoea triloba cultivar NCNSP0323 chromosome 3, ASM357664v1:
- the LOC116011922 gene encoding uncharacterized protein LOC116011922, which produces MCSSEPRLRATENPSEWRFTWEAQSHVPILRLYLFNANIKPAVHCAHLRVDAVFEQSLLTVSFFETECQIETSLRVPIPRVVVDFESPVHSRTLDDHIEVKLALLLPVDHPLGSNFDSILNSLEIEECNNESLALDGVNELSAASDLQRLSAAGEVNFYCRSCTTKLTRGIRVFKEMPSVDWRDVADNWFGTCCCSFGGVSEKLVMNYAKSYYCTAGLCLLSKTSVIISTDDLLECELPERNKLKKYDSDLKSDDISYLNNSMLGNENDQQKNVCCENICKEVQGTNKSHFVNCCTLDPCENLLGQHESVVDLELPVNQKIFLNGFLGDAFMARPSYLSKDIEWIEFFCPKCSCLLGAYPSHNDRVPLDGGVRLYKFYISTSLPANGAYDLFRNYSFERMFTSQLLESAKDELSFRTVVRDLHNKCHSLQIVLLNPNAWSYAGFCLHALEPAPKINVYPVIKVLFSANNNDVQLETRSIEEWVTKKQAQEVYLLPSQIKELIANLKTAHITYPQSHNFSQGFSVSSLKT; this is translated from the exons ATGTGTTCATCTGAACCTCGTCTTCGCGCCACCGAAAACCCTAGCGAATGGAGATTCACATGGGAAGCTCAGTCTCACGTCCCAATTCTCCGATTATACCTCTTCAACGCGAACATCAAACCCGCAGTTCATTGCGCCCACCTTCGCGTCGACGCCGTCTTCGAGCAGTCTCTGCTCACTGTAAGCTTCTTTGAAACCGAGTGTCAAATCGAGACCTCACTTCGAGTACCTATTCCTAGGGTCGTGGTCGATTTCGAATCTCCCGTTCACTCGAGAACTCTCGACGATCATATTGAAGTTAAGCTCGCTCTTCTTCTTCCCGTTGATCATCCACTCGGCTCCAATTTTGATTCTATCCTAAATTCACTTGAAATAGAAGAATGCAATAACGAAAGTTTGGCGTTGGATGGGGTAAATGAACTCTCTGCTGCCTCTG ATTTACAACGATTGTCTGCTGCTGGGGAAGTGAACTTTTACTGCAGAAGTTGCACAACAAAGTTGACCAGGGGTATCAG AGTTTTCAAAGAGATGCCATCAGTTGACTGGAGAGATGTTGCAGACAATTGGTTTGGGACATGTTGTTGCTCATTTGGGGGTGTAAGTGAAAAGCTGGTAATGAATTATGCAAAATCTTATTATTGTACAGCAGGCTTGTGTCTATTGAGTAAAACATCTGTTATTATAAGCACAGATGACCTTCTGGAGTGTGAACTCCCTGAAAGGAACAAACTCAAGAAATATGATTCTGACCTGAAATCAGACGACATCAGTTATTTGAATAACTCCATGCTTGGTAATGAGAATGATCAACAGAAAAATGTCTGCTGTGAAAATATTTGCAAAGAAGTGCAGGGAACTAACAAGAGCCACTTTGTAAATTGTTGCACTCTTGATCCATGTGAAAATCTTTTGGGGCAGCATGAATCTGTTGTGGATTTGGAACTCCCTgtgaatcaaaaaatatttctGAATGGTTTTCTTGGAGATGCTTTCATGGCAAGACCCTCCTATCTTTCAAAAGATATTGAATGGATTGAATTTTTTTGTCCCAAATGTTCATGTCTTCTTGGTGCATATCCTAGCCATAATGATCGTGTACCTCTGGATGGTGGAGTTCGACTCTATAAATTCTACATTTCAACTTCTTTACCTGCCAATGGAGCTTATGATTTATTTAG GAATTATAGCTTTGAGAGGATGTTCACAAGTCAGTTGCTTGAAAGTGCAAAGGATGAACTATCATTTAGGACTGTGGTTAGAGATCTGCATAACAAATGTCATTCCCTACAAATTGTTCTCTTGAATCCAAATGCATGGAGCTATGCTGGATTTTGTTTGCATGCCTTAGAACCAGCTCCCAAGATTAATGTGTATCCTGTGATCAAGGTCTTATTTTCTGCTAACAACAATGATGTGCAGCTTGAAACTAG GAGCATAGAAGAATGGGTAACAAAGAAGCAAGCTCAAGAGGTTTACCTGTTGCCATCTCAAATAAAAGAACTGATTGCAAATTTGAAGACTGCACATATAACATATCCACAGTCACATAATTTCTCACAGGGGTTTTCTGTGTCATCCCTGAAAACATGA
- the LOC116014474 gene encoding mitogen-activated protein kinase 7-like produces MATAAEPPNGIWAPGKHYYRMWQTVFEVDTKYIPIKPIGRGAYGVVCSSVNRESNEKVAIKKINDVFSNRIDALRTLRELQLLRHIRHENVIALKDVMMPVHRRSFKDVYLVYELMDTDLHHIIKSSQTLSNDHCKYFLFQLLQGLNYLHSANILHRDLKPGNLLVNANCELKICDFGLARTTRDNGQFMTEYVVTRWYRAPELLLSSDNYGTSIDVWSVGCIFGEILGRKPLFQGSECLNQLKLIINVLGTQPEADLRFIDNSKAKKFIRSLPFSRGIHFSSLFPQADPLALDLLQQMLVFDPSKRITVAEALHHPYLSDLYDPLNSPPACFPLNLDIDESIGEPVIRELMLREMLYYHPEAAYANAFY; encoded by the exons ATGGCGACGGCGGCGGAGCCACCGAACGGAATTTGGGCGCCGGGGAAGCATtattacagaatgtggcaaaCAGTGTTTGAAGTGGATACAAAGTACATTCCGATCAAGCCCATAGGTAGAGGGGCATATGGGGTTGTGTGTTCGTCGGTGAACAGGGAGAGTAATGAGAAAGTGGCAATCAAGAAGATCAATGATGTGTTCTCCAATAGAATTGATGCCCTGAGGACTCTAAGGGAGTTGCAGCTTCTGCGCCACATTAGGCACGAGAATGTGATCGCTTTGAAGGACGTTATGATGCCGGTTCATAGGAGAAGTTTCAAGGATGTTTATTTGGTTTACGAGTTGATGGATACTGATCTGCATCATATCATCAAGTCGTCTCAGACGCTCTCCAATGATCACTgcaaatattttcttttccag CTGCTTCAAGGTTTGAACTATCTCCACTCGGCTAACATTCTGCACCGGGACTTGAAGCCAGGGAATCTCCTCGTGAATGCCAACTGCGAGCTGAAGATATGTGATTTTGGATTAGCTAGAACGACCCGGGACAATGGGCAGTTCATGACTGAATATGTAGTCACTCGATGGTATCGAGCACCAGAGCTACTTCTTTCGTCTGATAATTATGGAACCTCCATTGATGTGTGGTCTGTTGGATGCATATTTGGCGAGATTCTTGGCCGGAAACCCCTCTTTCAAGGCTCCGAGTGCCTCAACCAGCTTAAACTCATCATCAATGTTCTCGGTACCCAACCCGAAGCTGATCTCCGGTTTATAGACAACTCGAAGGCCAAGAAATTCATTCGATCCCTCCCATTCTCCCGAGGAATCCACTTCTCTTCTCTGTTCCCCCAGGCCGATCCTTTGGCATTAGACTTGTTGCAGCAGATGCTTGTTTTTGATCCATCAAAACGAATCACGGTTGCAGAAGCTCTCCATCACCCTTACCTGTCGGACCTTTACGATCCCCTTAATAGCCCGCCTGCTTGCTTTCCTCTAAATCTTGACATTGATGAGAGCATTGGAGAACCAGTGATTAGAGAGTTGATGCTGAGAGAGATGCTTTATTACCATCCCGAAGCTGCTTACGCAAACgcattttactaa